The nucleotide sequence AAATATTAATTTTTTCCTTAACATTTAACTATTCAATTTATTAAAGCATCTACTTTAATTTTATTTCCATTAGATTTTAGTGCTGCTTCAAAAAAAGCTAAATCTTTTATTGCTTCTTCGCAATTTCCAAGATCATTTTCTTTATTATTTAATATAACCTCATAGAAATCTTCAAATTCTTCTTTATAGCCCATATTTTCTTCAAAATCTATTTCTTTCTCGTTATAAAAAATTTTATTTTTTAAAACTTTTAGTGTATTCTCTTTTCCATAAATCTCAAATTGTTCTTCTTCATTGAAACTGTAAGATGCTACATAGTTTCCAATTACTCCGTTTTTAAATTCTACAATTGTACTTATAAAATCAGGTCCTGAAAGGTAGTCCGAAAAATCTTTTGTATAGGCAGTTACCCAATCAATATCACCAAAAATTAATCTCATTGCTGCAACATGGTGAACCCCTGCATCAGATAAAAATCCTCCAATATGTTGTGGCTTCTTTCTCCAATCCGTTTTTGCATATTTGTTATCTTTTTTCATACCTACGAAAATTCTCCAATTAAAATATAATACTTCCTTAAAATTTTTTAAAAGATTTTTAATCAAACGGAACTTTTTTATATGCCTCCAATTTTCTGCAATATAAATCACCTTGTTGGTTTCTTTTGATACATTTAAAAGCTGTTTTGCAGATTCTACATCAGTAGAAATAGGTTTTTCGCATATTACATGTTTTCCTTTTTCTACTGCTTTTATAGCAAAGGGAACATTTAGGTGTATTGGAAGGGTTAAATCTACTGCATCTATGTAATCAGCCTCTAAAAGTTCTTCATAGGTGTCAAATACTTCTGGATTCCCAACTAATTTGGCAAATTCTTCAGCATGTTTTTTGGTACGACTAGTTACCGCAACAATCTCAAACTTATCATTTAATGCTTTTAATGCGGGATAATGTAAATCTCTTGCTGCAATACCACAACCGACAATTGCTAAACGTATTTTTTTCATTCCCTCACCCCCCTTTTGTCAATTACAATATAATTGTACCATATAACTATTTTAATTTTATTTGACATAATTTATTAAACATGATAAAATAAACTTTGATTTTTTTTTCACAAAATTACGAGGGGGTGGATGGAGTGATTATCAATTAAATTATCTAGAAAAATATTTTCTTATAACTTACATTATTTACAAATAGGAGGATTCATATGAAGCAGTTTTATAAATATTTTTTCACATACCACAAATTACTTTCTAAAAAACTAATGTTTAAAAAATTATTTATTGATATTTGTTACATTTTATCATCGATTTTGTCTATTATACTCCCAATTTTTCTTGGAAAGATTGTAGACAGTTTTTTAAACTTAAATTTTTCGTATCCTTTTTTTGTTTTTATTCTTTTGTATGTTCTGTATTTTATATTTTCTGAAATTAGTTCTTTTTTTAGAATCACTTTTTATCTTGTTGATGGTCCAAAATATCTTTTTGAAAAAGCAATATTTACTGTTTTGAAAAAATCAGATTTAGAAGTAAATCCTAAAAAGGAAATGGATAGAATTTTTAGTTTTGAGCATGTCTTTGAATTTTTTTATGGAAGTTTTGCTATTTTCGTTTTTATCCTACCATTCTTAGTTTTATTTTCATCTCTAATGATATTTATAAACAGCTGGAAAGTAGGATTATTAATGATTTTTAATTTCTTTCTTTTGCTATTTTCTTCAAATAAAAAAGTAGATGCAGAAAGTAAGATTTCAGAAAAGATGAATGAATCAGAATATAATGTTACAAATACACTTTCTGATCTTTATTCAGGTTACGAAGAAATTAGAAATTATAACTCTCTTTTTTTTAGTTTGAAATGGTTAAAAGATGGATATAATTCTTTGGTGAAAGCTTACGATCTCTTCGGTAAATCTGAATTAAAGTTTGGATTATCTTATGAACTATTTTCAGCAGTTATAATCCCAATAGTAATAATATTTATAAGCTTTGAAGTTTTTAAAGGCAATTTGACTCCAGGAATTGCCATTATGATCTTAAGGTACGTTGAAAATGTTAAAAATTATTCAGAAGTTTATATTAATGACAGCGATTATATTGCGTGGGCTGCTTCTAGAGCTAAAGATGCTTATGATAATTATTTAAGAGAGGTGTAAAAATGTTTGAAAAATTAGAATTTATTAACGTAAATTTTTCATATGAAGGTAGAAAAATAATTAATAATCTAAATTTTGAAATTAAAAACGGCGAAAAAATATCAATAGTAGGTTCAAGTGGTGAAGGAAAATCCACTTTAATAAAGCTAATTTTAAGATATATTAATCCTGATTCAGGACACATACTTGTAAATGGAAAACCATTAAATAGCATTGAAAATTGGTATGAAATAGTTGGAGTTTTAAGTCAAAGAACCCATATTTTTAACAGAAGTATAAGGGACAATCTGTTGATAGCAAAGCATGATGCAACTGACAAAGAATTATACAATGCTTTAGAGTTTGCAGGTTTAAGCGATTTTTTAAAAACAAGAACTTTAGATACTATCCTTGGAGAAGAAGCTAGAAATATATCTGGCGGAGAAAGGGCAAGAATTTCTCTTGCAAGGTTAATTTTAAGAAATCCTGAATTTGTTATTCTTGATGAACCTTTAGAAGGAGTAGACAAACTTGTAGAAAAAGAAGTAATAAATAATATTAAGGACTTTGTAGAAGATAAGACACTAATACTGATTTCACATCGATTTTCAATATTGTCTCTTACCGATGAATTTGCAGTCTTGGAGAATGGAGAGATAAAAGAAAAAGGAAAATTTAGTGAACACTCCGATAAAAGTCTTTTAAAAAAGTTTTTCAAAGCAGAACAAGAATTGACAGAAAAATTTAGAAGGGATGAAAAAAAGTGAAGATATTTGTAAAATGGATATTTAAGATGCCAAAAAAATATCTTTGTTCACTATTTGGATTAAGCTTTTTAAGTGTACTGTCAACTATATTTATTTCGTATTCATCAATTTTGAGTAGAGATTTAATAAATAAAGCAGCTTTAAAAAATGAAAACTATGTCTACTATGCAATTTTATTTTTTCTTGCAGTATTGGTAAGTCATATTTTTTTACTTTTTCAAAGATGCCTTTCATATTATTTTATTGGAAGATATTTGAATTTTTATGGTACCTATTGTTATAAAAAAATTATGTCTAAAGATTATTTAAATTTTTCAAAAAAAACATCATCATTTTATTCACAAATTTCTTTTAGAACAGTTAAAGATATGATCAATTTTGTAAGTAACAACGAAAGCACAGATGGGGTAGTATTTGCACTAAAAATATTTACATATATTTCAGCAATGTATTATATTGATAAGCTTTCAGGAATATATATGATAATATTTTCAATTTTAATTTTGATTACTCTTGCAATTTCAAACTCATTTTATTATAAAAATTTGAAACAATTAAATGATGAGTTTTTAGAAATAAAATCTTATGTTGCAGATACATTTTCTGGTATCCAAGAAATTAAATTATTTAATGCTAAAAAGGCAGAATTTGAAAATTATAAAAAAAGGACAAATTATTATTGGAAAAAAACTAAATCAGTTTATATTATTGATCAAATCTTATCTAATTTTTCAAGAAACTTGTTCTCCATGATATTCTATTTTTTAGTAATTAAGCAAGGAATAAATTTAAAAGATCCCGGAAGTTTTTTTGCATTGACAAACCTGTTTCTTCTACTCAGGTACCAATTATTTACTTCACTCGGTGTTTGGGATAATATTAGAACTGCTGTTATTTCTGCAAAACAATTAGAAGAAAATGTTGGCTAAAAAATCTCTGCCCCCAGGGGCAGAGATTTCATTTTAATATTTCAAAAATTAAAAAGACTATAAAAACGATTATAATTGAGTATTCAAAAATATTATCTTTTAAAAATCTCTTAGCTTTAAAAAAATCATCATTCATTTTTTCCAATTTTAAATTTAGCTGTTTTATTTGAGCTTCTAAATCGTTGTTTATTTTAATGTATTCATCTAATTTGGAAAGCGTTCTTTTGTAACTATTTAGTATTTCACTGAGACTTTTTTCAATTACTTCAATTGAATCATTGTATGTTTTTAATTTTTTTACTTCAGAGTTGATCTTTTTAAGAGTTTCTTCAACTTCAAACATTTCTTCCAAAATTATCCCTCCAATTCTAAAGTTAATTTTTTTAGCTCTTTGTACAAAGAATTTAAAATAATTTTAGCTGATAATGATTTGTCTATATAATAATATTTTTTGACTATACTCTTGTCATAATTATACTTTAGAAAAACTCTATAAAATTCCTCAAAATGATCAAATTTTTCTAGAAATATAAAGATTTTTTCAATGAAATTACTAGAAAAGTAATTAGAATTTTTGCAAAAAAATTCCCATTCTGGAATAATTTTTTTGATATTTTGATTTAAAATTAATTTCAAAAAAACACTAATAAGGTTCATAGAAATATTTTTATTGTATTTACTAAGACTTTTATATATAATTTTGATCTCGTAATCTTCAAGCTGATTTAATATATCTAAAAACTTTAAAATTTTTTCTTCCTTAATTTCTTTGTTTAATTCATCTAACATATCACTATATGAATGTTTTGAAAAGTAGTTAGTTATAAAATTTTTTATGTCATTGTTGTTTGAATAATTTCTAGACATTTCTACTAAATAATACAAAGATTTTCTTTTCCTTTTTTCAATTTCATCATATATAAAATTAATTAGAAACACTATATAATCTTCAATATCTTTATCTTTTAATAATTTGTAAGTTTCTTCAACATAATTTTTAAATTTATACCGAGAAACAAATTTTAATAAGTTCAACAATACTACCTCTTTGGTAAATTTCTTTAATACTATCTCGTAGATTATATTTTTATTATCATACCGAATTGTATAGTCATCTATAATTCCTAAAATTGATAACCTATAGAGAATCTTTTCAACATACTTATCCTTTGTTTGAAGCTTTACAATATTTTTTTTGAAATTATTTGAATTTTCCCTTAACTTATTAAAAAAATGAATAATTTCAATTATTTCATATTTTTTACCTGGAAATGATTTCAAATGAAAATACAACTGAATTGATACATCGTCTTTTATTTGAGAAGTTTTAAAAATTTCTTTAATAACAGAAACATCATTATCTGTATTTAAGAGATAATCAGTTAATGTGCGAGAATGTTCCGTAAATATTAAATAACATATAGCTTTATTTTTGTCTCTTCCAGCCCTTCCTGCCTCTTGGTAAAATGATTCTATCGATGAAGGTAAATTATAATGTATTGTATATCTTATATTATCTTTATCAATTCCCATTCCAAAGGCTTTGGTTGCAACTAGAACTGGAAATTTGTTCTCTTTAAATTGTGTTTGTATAATTTTCTTTTGTATTTCATAATTTGAAATTTTTATTTTTTTAGGAACTTTTCCAGAATAAAATTTTGAATTTATTCCAAATTCATTCAAATATTTATGTATGTATATAATACCATCTTTTCCATTTATTTTACTTGAAAATATTATTCCTGAAAGTTTTTCTAGGCTAACTTTAAATCTGCTTGGTAAATCATATTCTAATATCCACTTTAAAATTTTTCTTTTATCTTTTCCTCTAAAAATATTAAACTCAAGTTCATTTCTTTCATAAGATTTAGGAAAAATTACAGATTCAAATGAAAGAATATTAAGCTCTTTTTGTATATCTATTAAAACAACATTTGAAGCAGTCCCTGTTAAAGCTAGAATTATAGGTTCACATTCTATTGTTTTTATTATATTATCATAAAGTTTTAGATAAGAAGTTCTAAAATCATGCCCCCATTCAGAAATACAATGGGCTTCGTCTATTACAAAAAAAGGAATTGAGTAATTCTCTAAAAACTGTATTAAAATTTTTCTAAAACTTTTCATCTGTAATCTCTCTGGAGAAATAAATAAGTATTTTATTTCACAATCTAATATCTTTTTATATAATTCAGTTTTTTCAATACTACCTATGTTACTGTTTATATATGCATTAGATTTAATTCCTAAATTGCTAAGATTATTGCATTGGTCGATCATAAGAGAATTTAATGGGTCAACAATAACAATCATTCCTGGTTGAAATAAAGCACTAAACTGATAACATAGAGATTTACCAGAACCTGTCGGAAGAAGACCTATAGTTGATTTTAGCGAAAGAATATTTTTTATTATTTCAATTTGGCCTTCTCTAAATTCTTCTTTTCTAAAAATATTTTTCAAAAAATATTTTAAAACTTCTTCTTTACCTTCTAAATTGTATTTGATAGGTAGAAATTTATAAAAATCATATTTAACTTTTGATTCTAGAGTGTTTGGGAATACATACATGTAATTATTAGAATTAATTTTTGTTTTTTCAGTATTTGTATAACCTATGTTAATCACTAAGTCATACGAATTATACTCAACTTTGCAATTTAACATATTTTGATTTTTTACATCAAATGCAATATCCGGGAAATTTAAGTCATTTAGCTGGGCTATTTTTCGAATATTGTTTATAAAATCAATCATTGCGATTTTCGCAAACTCAAAATCTCGTTCAATAATTAAAATTTTCCATTTTTCTTTGTTAAAAAACAGTCCATCAATAATGGATTCAATCAATGCTTTATGAAGCCATGCAGATAATATTCCTATTTCCTTTCTCCCCAAAGAAAGAATTTCTCTTTCTAAAAAAATGGAAGGCAATGTAGGAATTCCTCTAAGTATAATATTGTTATATATCTTTGCAATAATCGAGATCTTTGAATCATTTTTATGTTTTTTTTCATAATGTTTTTCAATGTTAAATGCTAGTTCATTATTTTTTATATTATTTAGTAACTTTTTTGGAATGAAACCTGCAAAAAATAAATTACTATCATTACTTTTATTTGAAACAGTTTTTGCTAAAAAAAATTCCTATTATTTTTTTAACTTTTAATTGTTTTAGCCGATTAGCAATTTCTAAGAATGTTTTTCCAGAAGATATAATATCATCAAAGAGAATAACATTTTTGTTCTTTATTCTTTCCTCATCAATCTCAATGTAATCTAAAAAATTTACTTTTCTTCCTGAAAGATGTTTTTCTTCTTTTTCAATTTTGTTTGATATTATACCATATCCATCTTCTATGTTCAGTAATTTAGAAAATTTCTTAGAAAAATATTTATATCTTTTTTCTGTTTCAGCTTTCTTAGATGCTGGTATTGTTAAAAATATAAAATCTTCACTTATAATATTCAATTTTTTAATAGAGGGTACCAATTTTTTTATAATCTTTTTTTGTGCTTGTTTGTTTCCATTTTTAAATTTAAAAACTAAATTTCTAAAATCTAATTCGCTCTCATCCAAAACAAAATCAGAAAAAGAATTTTTTGGATAATAATGCTCCAAACAATAAATTTGATAATTTTCTATTTGTTCAATTATTTTAAATTTTTCCTTTTGATTATCAAATTTTTCTAATTCATTTATAAATTCATACATCTTAATCTTCAACTAATGTAATTTTTAAAATTACTGGGTTATGATCTGTAAATTCAAAATTCAAGTCAATATTTTTCACATAGTCTATTTCAATATTTGGCGAAACATAAAAACCATCAATAACAGTAACAAAACTTTGCCCAGGAATATATTTTGTTTTAAGAGATCTATTTGTTGGAACAGTATTATCAATAGCCCATTTCCATCCCTCAAGTTTGAAAAAATCCGGAAGTTTAATATAAGATTCAGGTTTTTCTTCTGTATATTTAAAGTCTAAATTATCAAAAAATTCACTATTCCAATCTCCACCTATAATTACATAATTCCCAAGTTCGAATTCTTTTTTAGCTGTTTCCATTATAAATTTTAATTGTTGTTCTCTAAGCTTTCCACCTGGATCATAAGCACTTGGATGTATATTCAAAATAACCAAATCTTTTCCGTTTTTTACTTTCATCCTTGTTAATATAAGACATCTATCAAGCTGAAAAAGTCTAGTGGGCCACTCATATTCACCTGGTAGAGCCATTCTCAAAGCTTCATCAATTTTATACTTCGAAAATGTTGCAAGCCCTGCTTCAATTTTTCCAGTAGGATTTAGATAAGGAACCGGAACAAATAATACTTTGTAATTGTAAGCAAATGCAATATTATAATTTTTAAAAACATTTTCTTTTAAATAATCTAGCTCATCAACATACCCCGATCTTCTACTATTTCTGTCAATTTCTTGTATAAGATAAATATCCGCTTCATTTTTTATAAGTATTTCTTTTATCCCTTCAAGATTTTTTAAAACATCATTTTTGTCAGTTATAGCCTTTTTACCTCCATCCATGAAAAAGTCCATATCTTTTCCTAAACCACCGTAACCTATATTCCAATCAAATATAGTCAACCTACTACTATCAATTGTTAATGTTGAAACATTCTCTACTTCAATTTTCTCTATTTTTTCAGGTTTATAATCAGTAAGTGTACCAATTAATATTAATATTCCAAAATATCCTGCAATAACTAATGCAATAGATATCAACAATATAAGAGTTAATTTTATATATTTCATACCCCTACCCCTTTCTTTTAAACTATATATTTATTTTCCATTAAATTATAATTTTCAAAATAATACCTATCTTTTCCATCTTTTTTAGCTTTATAAAGGAGTTTATCTGCAGAGTCAATAAAATCAGTAATAGTTTGATTCATTTTATAAGATGAAACTCCACAACTTATTGTAATTTTTCTTTTATCATTTAAAATATCCCCCCAATCCGTTTTATGAATTGTATCAAATATTTTTTCAATAGTAGTAAATGCAACATCAGGAGAATTGAATAAAATTATAAACTCTTCGCCACCATACCTTCCAGCAATGGCATTTTTATCAATACTATTTTTAATAATCTCCGCAAGTTTTTTTAAAACCTTATCTCCAACAACATGCCCATATTTGTCATTCACACTTTTAAAGTTGTCAATATCAATAATTGCAATAGTTGAATCTGTAGAATATTTTTTAACAAATTCTTCAATTTTTATAATCAAGTTCTTTTTGTTGTACAACTCTGTAAGCCCATCAAAAATTGAGGCATTTATATATTCTTTAAAATTGTTTAAAGTGTTAAAAACGACTCCCAAACTAGTGGATATCAAGTCGGTCATACTTTTGAAATTGCTTAACCTAGGTTCCACAAGGATTATCCCTTCTTCTTTGTTTTCAAATTTTATAAGAAATTTTTTGTGTTCTTTTATTTTCTTACTCGAATTATCATTAAAATCGCCAATGAAAGTCCAGGTTGTAGGAATAGTAGGTTTTTCAAAATAAGATAATAAAAGTGCTTTTGCATGATTTTTGCTCACATTTCCATTGAATGAATAAATTCTACCTTCTGATTCGGAAAGTAATAAAGCAAAGAATGCTTCAACATCAAATAAATCTTTAAAGAAGCTATATAATCTAAAAACTAGATGCTTTTCATCTCTGACATATTTTAATAAATTTAGAATTTCTTTTTGGAAAATCTCACTTTTTAATTTCTGCTCTATAATTTCATATATTTTCTCTCTAGAAATTTTATGATTATTTGTCTTAATTGAATAAAAATCCTTCATTTTCAAGGTTATAAGAAAATCATCTAACTTGTCTTTTTCTTTAAAAATTGATTTTGAAAAGAATTTATTTGCACCGCTCTTTTTTACCCAAAAATCGTTTAATTTATCGTCAGAACTTGTAAGTATAAATATTCCAGAATTTTTGAACTCATCATAATTTCTTAGCACAATGGATAAAAATATACCCGATATATCGGGCATATTGTAGTCAGTTAAGATGATATCAGGATAATATTCAAAAGCTTTTTTAATACCATCAAATCCAGAATCAGCAATATAAACTTCATAATTACTTTTTAATAAATCATACAATAGCAATCTCCAGAACTTGCTATCATCAACTAATAATATTTTTTTCATATTATTCCCTAACCCCCACTTATTTTTTTATCATTATTAAATTATAACAAAAACATCTTATTTTACAAAATGTTTAAATAAAAATCCCGGGATATTTAAATCCCGGGATTCATTAATATTTGAATCTCATACGTCAAAATAATTTTCAAATTCTTTTGGATGAGGAATTGACATTATTTCTCTCGACTCACTCAATTTGATTCTTATCCAGTGATTAATTAATTCTTTTGGAAATACTGTCAAATATTCATTATCTTTTCTTAACTCATTACAAGCGGCATCAAGCGACGTTGGAAGTGGTTTAATGTTTTCGTTATACGCATCACCTTCAAACGGTCCAAATCCCTCTTGAGTTGGGTCTAAGGATTTTCTAATGCCATCAATACCCGCAAGAATCATTGCAGCAAAAGCAAGATATGGATTACATGATGCATCTATTGTTCTAAACTCAATTCTTCTTTTCTTATCATCTTTGACATATGCAGGAATTCTTATTGCTGCTGTTCTGTTTGCCAAAGCAAAAACTGCGTTTGTTGGTGCTTCAAAACCTGGAACTAACCTTCTATATGAGTTAGTTGAAGGATTTGAAAACGCCATTACGGAGCCAGCATGTTTTAAAAGACCTGCAATATATGATAATGCAATTTCTGAAAGGCCATATAACTTATTACCAGCAAATATGTTCTTTTCATTCTTTACCATGAATTGATGTACATGCATTCCATTTCCTGCCTCATTGTACAGTGGTTTTGGCATAAAAGTCACTATCAAACCATATTCTTTCGCAACTTTTCTAGCAATATATTTTACTAAAAGCGTATAATCAGCTGCTTTTAAAGCATCTACAAAACTAAGCTCAATTTCTACTTGGCATGTTCCAACTTCATGGTGATGATATTTCACTGGAACACCGTATTTTAATAATTCATTTACTATTTTATTTCTTACTTCCATCAAAGTGTCAAAAGGCGGAATTCTATGATATCCTTTCTTCCTCCCAATAAAATATTCACCTTTATCGAACGAATTCCAAAAACCTTCATCACTATCAATGTAAACACTAATATCATTACTCTCAACTGTATATCTAACATCTTTAAAAATATGAAATTCATATTCTGGACCAAAATATACTTTATCAGCAATATCATTAATTGATTCAAGAGTCTTTTTTAATAAGCTTCTTGGATCATGAAGTGAAGGCTCGCCTGTTTCTACATCATAAACATCACAGATCATTGAAAGAACCTTATCATCACCTATATACTCAATCATTGCAGTGGATGGATCTGGGAT is from Thermosipho africanus Ob7 and encodes:
- a CDS encoding Gfo/Idh/MocA family protein yields the protein MKKIRLAIVGCGIAARDLHYPALKALNDKFEIVAVTSRTKKHAEEFAKLVGNPEVFDTYEELLEADYIDAVDLTLPIHLNVPFAIKAVEKGKHVICEKPISTDVESAKQLLNVSKETNKVIYIAENWRHIKKFRLIKNLLKNFKEVLYFNWRIFVGMKKDNKYAKTDWRKKPQHIGGFLSDAGVHHVAAMRLIFGDIDWVTAYTKDFSDYLSGPDFISTIVEFKNGVIGNYVASYSFNEEEQFEIYGKENTLKVLKNKIFYNEKEIDFEENMGYKEEFEDFYEVILNNKENDLGNCEEAIKDLAFFEAALKSNGNKIKVDALIN
- a CDS encoding ABC transporter ATP-binding protein; this translates as MKQFYKYFFTYHKLLSKKLMFKKLFIDICYILSSILSIILPIFLGKIVDSFLNLNFSYPFFVFILLYVLYFIFSEISSFFRITFYLVDGPKYLFEKAIFTVLKKSDLEVNPKKEMDRIFSFEHVFEFFYGSFAIFVFILPFLVLFSSLMIFINSWKVGLLMIFNFFLLLFSSNKKVDAESKISEKMNESEYNVTNTLSDLYSGYEEIRNYNSLFFSLKWLKDGYNSLVKAYDLFGKSELKFGLSYELFSAVIIPIVIIFISFEVFKGNLTPGIAIMILRYVENVKNYSEVYINDSDYIAWAASRAKDAYDNYLREV
- a CDS encoding ATP-binding cassette domain-containing protein, with translation MFEKLEFINVNFSYEGRKIINNLNFEIKNGEKISIVGSSGEGKSTLIKLILRYINPDSGHILVNGKPLNSIENWYEIVGVLSQRTHIFNRSIRDNLLIAKHDATDKELYNALEFAGLSDFLKTRTLDTILGEEARNISGGERARISLARLILRNPEFVILDEPLEGVDKLVEKEVINNIKDFVEDKTLILISHRFSILSLTDEFAVLENGEIKEKGKFSEHSDKSLLKKFFKAEQELTEKFRRDEKK
- a CDS encoding ABC transporter transmembrane domain-containing protein → MKIFVKWIFKMPKKYLCSLFGLSFLSVLSTIFISYSSILSRDLINKAALKNENYVYYAILFFLAVLVSHIFLLFQRCLSYYFIGRYLNFYGTYCYKKIMSKDYLNFSKKTSSFYSQISFRTVKDMINFVSNNESTDGVVFALKIFTYISAMYYIDKLSGIYMIIFSILILITLAISNSFYYKNLKQLNDEFLEIKSYVADTFSGIQEIKLFNAKKAEFENYKKRTNYYWKKTKSVYIIDQILSNFSRNLFSMIFYFLVIKQGINLKDPGSFFALTNLFLLLRYQLFTSLGVWDNIRTAVISAKQLEENVG
- a CDS encoding RecQ family ATP-dependent DNA helicase — encoded protein: MPSIFLEREILSLGRKEIGILSAWLHKALIESIIDGLFFNKEKWKILIIERDFEFAKIAMIDFINNIRKIAQLNDLNFPDIAFDVKNQNMLNCKVEYNSYDLVINIGYTNTEKTKINSNNYMYVFPNTLESKVKYDFYKFLPIKYNLEGKEEVLKYFLKNIFRKEEFREGQIEIIKNILSLKSTIGLLPTGSGKSLCYQFSALFQPGMIVIVDPLNSLMIDQCNNLSNLGIKSNAYINSNIGSIEKTELYKKILDCEIKYLFISPERLQMKSFRKILIQFLENYSIPFFVIDEAHCISEWGHDFRTSYLKLYDNIIKTIECEPIILALTGTASNVVLIDIQKELNILSFESVIFPKSYERNELEFNIFRGKDKRKILKWILEYDLPSRFKVSLEKLSGIIFSSKINGKDGIIYIHKYLNEFGINSKFYSGKVPKKIKISNYEIQKKIIQTQFKENKFPVLVATKAFGMGIDKDNIRYTIHYNLPSSIESFYQEAGRAGRDKNKAICYLIFTEHSRTLTDYLLNTDNDVSVIKEIFKTSQIKDDVSIQLYFHLKSFPGKKYEIIEIIHFFNKLRENSNNFKKNIVKLQTKDKYVEKILYRLSILGIIDDYTIRYDNKNIIYEIVLKKFTKEVVLLNLLKFVSRYKFKNYVEETYKLLKDKDIEDYIVFLINFIYDEIEKRKRKSLYYLVEMSRNYSNNNDIKNFITNYFSKHSYSDMLDELNKEIKEEKILKFLDILNQLEDYEIKIIYKSLSKYNKNISMNLISVFLKLILNQNIKKIIPEWEFFCKNSNYFSSNFIEKIFIFLEKFDHFEEFYRVFLKYNYDKSIVKKYYYIDKSLSAKIILNSLYKELKKLTLELEG
- a CDS encoding phosphoribosyltransferase — its product is MYEFINELEKFDNQKEKFKIIEQIENYQIYCLEHYYPKNSFSDFVLDESELDFRNLVFKFKNGNKQAQKKIIKKLVPSIKKLNIISEDFIFLTIPASKKAETEKRYKYFSKKFSKLLNIEDGYGIISNKIEKEEKHLSGRKVNFLDYIEIDEERIKNKNVILFDDIISSGKTFLEIANRLKQLKVKKIIGIFFSKNCFK
- a CDS encoding endonuclease/exonuclease/phosphatase family protein, producing the protein MKYIKLTLILLISIALVIAGYFGILILIGTLTDYKPEKIEKIEVENVSTLTIDSSRLTIFDWNIGYGGLGKDMDFFMDGGKKAITDKNDVLKNLEGIKEILIKNEADIYLIQEIDRNSRRSGYVDELDYLKENVFKNYNIAFAYNYKVLFVPVPYLNPTGKIEAGLATFSKYKIDEALRMALPGEYEWPTRLFQLDRCLILTRMKVKNGKDLVILNIHPSAYDPGGKLREQQLKFIMETAKKEFELGNYVIIGGDWNSEFFDNLDFKYTEEKPESYIKLPDFFKLEGWKWAIDNTVPTNRSLKTKYIPGQSFVTVIDGFYVSPNIEIDYVKNIDLNFEFTDHNPVILKITLVED
- a CDS encoding GGDEF domain-containing response regulator — its product is MKKILLVDDSKFWRLLLYDLLKSNYEVYIADSGFDGIKKAFEYYPDIILTDYNMPDISGIFLSIVLRNYDEFKNSGIFILTSSDDKLNDFWVKKSGANKFFSKSIFKEKDKLDDFLITLKMKDFYSIKTNNHKISREKIYEIIEQKLKSEIFQKEILNLLKYVRDEKHLVFRLYSFFKDLFDVEAFFALLLSESEGRIYSFNGNVSKNHAKALLLSYFEKPTIPTTWTFIGDFNDNSSKKIKEHKKFLIKFENKEEGIILVEPRLSNFKSMTDLISTSLGVVFNTLNNFKEYINASIFDGLTELYNKKNLIIKIEEFVKKYSTDSTIAIIDIDNFKSVNDKYGHVVGDKVLKKLAEIIKNSIDKNAIAGRYGGEEFIILFNSPDVAFTTIEKIFDTIHKTDWGDILNDKRKITISCGVSSYKMNQTITDFIDSADKLLYKAKKDGKDRYYFENYNLMENKYIV
- the glnA gene encoding type I glutamate--ammonia ligase — protein: MEIKEILELVEREKINLIDLKVVDILGKWRHVTLARTNFSEKTFYDGVGFDASNLGYAKVTNSDMIMIPDPSTAMIEYIGDDKVLSMICDVYDVETGEPSLHDPRSLLKKTLESINDIADKVYFGPEYEFHIFKDVRYTVESNDISVYIDSDEGFWNSFDKGEYFIGRKKGYHRIPPFDTLMEVRNKIVNELLKYGVPVKYHHHEVGTCQVEIELSFVDALKAADYTLLVKYIARKVAKEYGLIVTFMPKPLYNEAGNGMHVHQFMVKNEKNIFAGNKLYGLSEIALSYIAGLLKHAGSVMAFSNPSTNSYRRLVPGFEAPTNAVFALANRTAAIRIPAYVKDDKKRRIEFRTIDASCNPYLAFAAMILAGIDGIRKSLDPTQEGFGPFEGDAYNENIKPLPTSLDAACNELRKDNEYLTVFPKELINHWIRIKLSESREIMSIPHPKEFENYFDV